In bacterium, a single genomic region encodes these proteins:
- a CDS encoding response regulator: protein MKTVLVVDNQPVILKFMKELIEKRGHRAILAASGLEALEALGRIKPDLVFLDLVMPHIDGQKLCKIIRNDRGFKDTKVVILSAVASEEAPSLDSMGADLCIAKGPMPEMTLHVEAVLEDRIPWNIRPPMIIGADTIHPRDITRELLATKRHLELILEHMSDGILELNQDGSILLCNPRAAGILGMPELELLGKKVMDLLAPHSAKNVQALLEEALLKKAPVKASSPIQIGARKLEVECLPFPGNGSGAMLILSDVTELHRTAELLENTLDKAPLPAFMIDTQHRVTLWNKAMEMLTGVQRDMVMGRPVDSSIFYPGTKRPLLLELILDMDVDKLTCLYGPGVISPHPFFPGAWEGKGNFLLGGKPKILHFLAARITDSQGQVLGALETIQDITEREELQRHLQHAQKMQAVGTLAAGMAHEFNNILAAIQGYAQLMEFNTSPQDPNAQYLKEIGASCQRAASLIKKMLAFSRLDQNEKLPVKLNQVVEGVAQMLRQTLPPKINIRLNLEPGLPFVAGEYGHLEQVVLNLCLNARDALVEDGEISLSTSLCLLEESFCRSHPWAKPGSYIKLEIEDDGVGMSPEVMDRIFEPFFTTKEPGKGTGLGLTIAYAIMKSHNGYILAESPGSSGRGSRFTLFFPVIQDQMSPTAPETTHEAQDAPRGKGEKILIVDDEPQLLDIGKKMLVSHDYRVESASNGKEGLQMYARALETGDPYLLVILDMAMPVMDGQEFLRRLLEMDPGARVLVSTGAALAKENQDIKSAGAVGVLEKPFQLQLLLRSVREALEGALHCGSH, encoded by the coding sequence ATGAAAACGGTTCTGGTAGTGGACAATCAGCCGGTCATCCTTAAGTTCATGAAGGAACTCATAGAAAAACGGGGGCACCGCGCTATCCTGGCTGCCAGTGGACTGGAAGCCCTGGAGGCCCTTGGGAGAATAAAGCCTGATCTGGTCTTCCTGGACTTGGTGATGCCCCACATAGACGGGCAGAAACTCTGCAAAATCATTCGAAACGACCGCGGGTTCAAAGATACAAAAGTGGTAATCCTCTCGGCCGTGGCCTCAGAGGAGGCGCCTTCACTGGATTCCATGGGAGCTGATCTGTGCATAGCCAAGGGCCCTATGCCTGAGATGACCCTTCATGTGGAGGCGGTCCTGGAAGATCGGATCCCGTGGAACATCCGCCCTCCCATGATAATAGGCGCAGATACCATTCATCCCAGGGATATCACCAGGGAGCTACTGGCCACCAAGCGCCATCTGGAACTCATCCTAGAGCATATGTCCGATGGGATACTGGAGTTGAACCAAGACGGTAGTATACTGCTTTGCAATCCCAGGGCGGCCGGGATTCTTGGGATGCCGGAGCTGGAGCTTCTGGGCAAAAAGGTCATGGACCTGCTTGCTCCCCATAGCGCAAAAAACGTTCAAGCACTCCTGGAAGAGGCCCTCCTGAAAAAAGCACCTGTCAAGGCTTCTAGCCCCATTCAAATAGGGGCCAGGAAGCTGGAAGTGGAATGTTTGCCCTTCCCTGGCAATGGATCAGGGGCCATGCTTATCCTCTCGGATGTAACGGAACTTCATCGTACGGCCGAGCTTCTGGAAAACACGTTGGACAAGGCCCCTTTGCCTGCTTTCATGATAGACACCCAGCACAGGGTGACCCTCTGGAATAAGGCCATGGAAATGCTCACGGGGGTACAAAGAGACATGGTCATGGGAAGGCCTGTGGACTCTAGCATTTTTTACCCAGGGACCAAGCGCCCCCTCTTGCTGGAACTTATTCTGGATATGGATGTGGATAAGCTGACTTGCCTTTACGGCCCAGGGGTCATATCCCCCCACCCATTCTTTCCAGGAGCCTGGGAGGGCAAGGGAAATTTCCTGTTGGGAGGCAAGCCCAAGATCTTGCATTTCCTGGCAGCCAGAATAACGGATTCACAAGGCCAGGTCTTGGGGGCCCTAGAGACCATTCAAGACATAACCGAGAGGGAGGAGCTGCAAAGGCATCTGCAGCACGCCCAAAAGATGCAGGCCGTGGGCACCTTGGCCGCGGGCATGGCCCACGAGTTCAACAACATTCTGGCGGCCATACAGGGTTATGCCCAGCTCATGGAATTCAACACCTCCCCCCAAGACCCCAACGCCCAGTATCTCAAGGAAATAGGGGCTAGTTGCCAAAGGGCTGCCAGCCTCATTAAAAAGATGCTGGCCTTCTCACGCTTGGATCAAAACGAGAAACTTCCGGTGAAGCTGAACCAGGTAGTGGAAGGAGTGGCCCAGATGCTGAGACAGACCCTTCCTCCCAAGATCAATATCCGACTGAATCTGGAGCCCGGACTTCCTTTTGTTGCCGGAGAGTATGGCCATCTGGAACAGGTGGTTCTAAACCTGTGTTTGAACGCCAGGGATGCCCTTGTGGAGGACGGTGAGATCTCTTTATCCACATCCTTGTGCTTGCTGGAAGAGAGCTTTTGTCGGTCTCATCCATGGGCCAAGCCAGGCTCTTATATAAAGCTGGAGATAGAAGACGACGGGGTGGGCATGAGCCCTGAGGTCATGGATCGCATCTTTGAACCATTTTTTACAACCAAGGAGCCTGGCAAGGGAACAGGTCTCGGGCTCACCATAGCCTATGCCATAATGAAATCGCATAATGGCTACATACTGGCCGAAAGCCCGGGGTCTTCGGGACGAGGAAGCCGCTTCACTCTGTTTTTCCCTGTGATCCAGGATCAGATGAGTCCCACTGCTCCAGAGACCACACACGAAGCACAAGACGCACCCAGGGGCAAAGGAGAGAAAATCTTGATTGTGGACGATGAGCCTCAGCTTCTGGATATCGGAAAGAAGATGCTGGTCTCTCATGACTACAGGGTGGAGAGCGCATCCAATGGCAAAGAAGGGCTGCAGATGTATGCCAGGGCATTAGAAACTGGAGATCCTTACCTGCTGGTGATCCTGGACATGGCCATGCCCGTGATGGATGGACAGGAGTTTCTCCGCCGCCTGCTGGAGATGGATCCAGGGGCCAGGGTCTTGGTCTCTACAGGAGCTGCGCTGGCAAAGGAGAATCAGGACATAAAATCTGCAGGGGCTGTGGGAGTCCTGGAAAAACCCTTCCAGCTTCAATTATTGCTCAGGAGCGTCAGAGAGGCCCTGGAGGGAGCTCTTCATTGTGGCTCGCATTAA
- a CDS encoding response regulator: MSILIVDDSELSAKIIEVNLRKKGLETLYASNGKEALEMLESGGDIQIVIADILMPEMDGLELLEKIRCSAELREIPVVLCSSAADRENVRRAALLGCKHYLVKPIQPALLLEKVLGILREIKPTIKSPKEIMEQFGLDKKTYDEIEAKFKAVLEDLLETLQQKTDPTDQALAMDLFRLSEGASLFGAQRLAEAIETFQKQGASEGSPCGGTHREKLLAEIRRLLKTLKPKDLPQSSQAV; encoded by the coding sequence ATGAGCATCCTCATCGTGGATGACAGCGAGCTGTCTGCCAAGATAATAGAGGTGAACCTTAGAAAAAAAGGCCTTGAGACCCTCTATGCATCCAATGGAAAGGAAGCCCTGGAGATGCTGGAGTCCGGGGGCGACATACAGATAGTCATAGCGGACATATTGATGCCAGAGATGGATGGTCTTGAGCTATTAGAGAAGATTCGCTGTTCGGCTGAGTTGCGTGAGATCCCCGTGGTTCTTTGTTCTTCGGCAGCGGACAGGGAAAACGTAAGACGTGCAGCACTCTTGGGCTGTAAACACTATCTGGTCAAACCCATCCAGCCCGCCCTGCTGCTGGAGAAGGTATTGGGCATCCTGAGGGAGATCAAACCCACCATCAAATCCCCCAAGGAGATAATGGAGCAGTTTGGACTGGACAAGAAGACTTATGATGAGATAGAGGCCAAGTTCAAAGCTGTGCTTGAGGATCTCTTGGAAACCCTCCAACAAAAGACGGATCCAACGGATCAGGCCCTAGCCATGGATTTGTTCAGGCTCTCAGAGGGTGCATCCCTTTTTGGTGCCCAGCGCCTGGCAGAGGCCATAGAAACATTTCAAAAGCAAGGAGCCTCAGAAGGTAGCCCCTGCGGCGGCACCCACAGGGAGAAACTCCTGGCCGAAATAAGAAGGCTGCTAAAGACCCTAAAGCCCAAAGATCTTCCCCAAAGCTCCCAAGCAGTATGA
- a CDS encoding methyl-accepting chemotaxis protein, translating to MALKWSFGKKLFLGFGCAEFHSSCRFGKWLEGFETQNEQLKTILAEAAPHIEATIQAVRQGRELTTSTQEAFQENVEIAGKVSQLVEEIAAASQEQARGIEQISQAVAQMDKVVQATAANAEESASASEELQAQAQAMKELVGELVALVQGDQKAKKKETKEEPSPVMVPGKRRIGQVPVRYSLALESTGQSPSMSTG from the coding sequence ATGGCTTTGAAATGGAGCTTTGGGAAAAAACTTTTTCTTGGATTCGGTTGTGCGGAGTTCCACAGCTCCTGCAGATTCGGAAAGTGGCTGGAGGGGTTTGAGACCCAAAACGAGCAATTAAAGACCATCTTGGCAGAGGCTGCCCCCCATATAGAGGCCACCATCCAGGCCGTAAGGCAAGGCAGGGAGCTTACCACAAGCACCCAGGAGGCCTTTCAGGAAAACGTGGAGATAGCGGGCAAGGTATCCCAGCTCGTGGAGGAGATAGCAGCGGCATCCCAGGAGCAGGCCAGGGGCATAGAGCAGATAAGCCAGGCCGTGGCCCAGATGGACAAGGTGGTTCAGGCCACGGCAGCCAATGCAGAGGAAAGCGCCTCTGCCTCAGAGGAGCTCCAGGCACAGGCACAGGCCATGAAAGAACTGGTAGGAGAACTGGTAGCACTGGTGCAAGGGGACCAAAAGGCAAAGAAAAAAGAGACAAAGGAGGAACCATCTCCGGTCATGGTCCCAGGGAAAAGGAGAATCGGGCAGGTACCTGTGAGATACTCGCTGGCCCTTGAATCAACGGGCCAGAGCCCATCGATGTCAACGGGTTAG
- a CDS encoding ABC transporter substrate-binding protein, translating into MKPSNGVGKVSLLLKFSCFLLAILLGGSILACQAQKEPLRIGFVETLTGRYSDLGVSGRDGVILAVEEKNRAGGLLGKPIELLTGDDQQDPHTAMEVDRQLIASGVIALIGHMTSEMSLAALPVVNSAQTVMLSPTTASALLSGKKDFFFRVYEPLDREILELAKWILKQKRIVTMALLYDPANETYAKDYAQRFQRTYGELGGKVLTTVASSVTNTAQLMQGAQKIKELAPEAVLIIHNALDTLLVLESLQRTGWKGTPFASAWSMTNEILEQGRAIAEGLHSIVPFFRDHPSEAFQKFRKAFLARFKREPDFPALYGYEAAWVLFRAYEKARAPGEALAKAIVEIKEFEGLQSRIAMDEFGDATMEKYPVVIKEGKMKRAL; encoded by the coding sequence TTGAAGCCAAGTAACGGCGTGGGAAAGGTTTCTTTGCTCTTGAAATTTTCCTGTTTCCTCTTGGCCATTTTGCTTGGCGGGTCAATCCTGGCATGTCAAGCCCAAAAGGAGCCCCTGCGCATAGGCTTTGTGGAAACCCTCACAGGCCGCTATTCGGACCTGGGGGTCTCAGGCAGAGACGGTGTCATTCTGGCCGTGGAAGAAAAAAACAGGGCAGGAGGCCTGCTTGGGAAGCCCATAGAGCTCCTAACAGGCGACGACCAGCAAGATCCGCATACGGCCATGGAAGTGGACCGGCAACTGATCGCTTCAGGCGTGATAGCCCTCATAGGGCACATGACCTCCGAGATGTCCTTGGCCGCACTTCCCGTTGTAAACAGCGCCCAAACGGTCATGCTAAGCCCCACAACAGCCTCTGCCTTACTGAGCGGGAAAAAGGACTTCTTCTTCAGGGTGTACGAGCCCTTAGACAGAGAAATCCTGGAGCTGGCCAAATGGATTCTGAAGCAAAAGAGGATCGTTACAATGGCTCTTCTTTACGACCCTGCCAACGAGACATATGCCAAGGACTATGCCCAGAGATTCCAGAGAACCTATGGGGAGCTTGGTGGAAAGGTGCTGACCACTGTTGCCAGCAGCGTCACCAATACAGCACAACTCATGCAAGGAGCCCAGAAGATCAAGGAATTGGCACCAGAGGCGGTTTTGATAATCCACAATGCCCTGGACACCTTGCTCGTGCTGGAGAGCCTGCAAAGAACAGGTTGGAAGGGCACCCCATTTGCGTCTGCCTGGTCCATGACAAATGAGATATTGGAGCAAGGAAGAGCCATTGCAGAGGGGCTCCATAGCATCGTGCCTTTTTTCAGGGATCATCCCTCTGAGGCTTTTCAGAAATTTCGAAAAGCCTTTCTGGCCAGGTTCAAGAGGGAGCCTGATTTTCCGGCTCTCTATGGTTATGAGGCAGCTTGGGTGCTCTTCAGGGCCTATGAGAAGGCCCGGGCCCCTGGTGAGGCCCTGGCAAAGGCCATTGTGGAGATCAAAGAGTTTGAAGGGCTTCAATCCAGGATAGCAATGGACGAGTTTGGAGATGCCACGATGGAGAAATACCCGGTTGTCATCAAAGAAGGAAAAATGAAAAGGGCTTTGTGA
- a CDS encoding PAS domain S-box protein, whose translation MPTIWLLWKHTIEDVETRHLMLARSVAHQIRESLKAHEVALAHLVGISRQMEEMPIHEDSMLMDHMEALRALGVSINAWAVLGKDGRLSQVYPRDAELFRLDLWNRPEVQEAWSTLQQAYSPVHIPLGFSEPMVSLALPLGSTTVLGFIPLGALNMKIQKLAASAGHARLILADKNGVLISHEDPLLVAQRFNVANLPPISLALEGNEAKSRYSMEGATWLAASARVPELGWAVAVLERESSATAFLGSMVLTLSLAFSAAVVLSLILATKLGSGLLRPLKSLSAALSRISEGRYQDKSSLPAFQELMVLYGTFQEMVSELEKRESALARAAWDWQRTFDAVPDAIWLLDSQHRILRANRAACLLLDLKQEDLVGKHCFELVHSSSSPPEDCPHVLTLKLGRTQSAEQKVKGRTLLVTTAPLKDESGNLTGSVHLARDITQRKEMEESLRQSEERYRLVVENSQDGILVAQDGFIKFLNPSMLEIVGFSREELTTRPFSEFICPEDRPMVMERYRRRLQGDKTLPRSYRFRVLSRPGEYRWVEIRAVPIVWEGRQATLNFLTDITEKLKSEEALRQSEERYRSLVENSPDGIFMAEIPSGKISFVNQEICRMFGYSPEEALELVFWKVLPDEEKKKTWDLLQEILQGTPLPQEPLSLKATRKDGTEISIEVRVAFVHHQGRQVIQAVVRDVTEQKLLEKQLQHSQRMQALGTLAGGVAHEFNNLLAGIQGFAELLRFNIQEGQEGSEYIQEIISSCERAGNLTARMLSLARVEAGEKYPVKVNQVIQNTQKLLSQTLPRNIDLEVNLSGGLPFVMADATQLEQVLLNLALNSRDAMPQGGTLSFRSGLIFADVNLRLEHPYIPPGHFVEISVKDQGVGIPKENLERVFEPFFTTKEAGKGTGLGLSVSYSIVKAHNGFIFAQSPPPGEEKGTLFRVLLPAVDISEQDQGKPRQEPPPPRGKGERILVVDDETRIREILKSALEAYGYMVETASQGEEAAQAYLRGMEAGKPFQAVIMDLAMPVRDGKWAMGKILELDPGARFIVATGYTDQEFLEKQSDLKAQAVLRKPFDMGILLRTLKKCLEPIPGG comes from the coding sequence TTGCCTACAATCTGGCTCCTTTGGAAGCACACCATAGAGGATGTGGAGACAAGGCATCTGATGCTGGCAAGATCCGTGGCACACCAGATAAGGGAATCCCTCAAGGCCCATGAAGTGGCCTTGGCCCACCTGGTAGGGATCTCCAGGCAGATGGAGGAGATGCCCATCCATGAGGATTCCATGCTGATGGATCATATGGAAGCCTTAAGAGCCCTGGGGGTTTCCATCAACGCATGGGCTGTGCTGGGAAAAGATGGAAGGCTCTCTCAAGTTTATCCTAGAGATGCAGAGCTTTTCAGGCTGGATCTCTGGAACAGGCCCGAGGTCCAGGAGGCTTGGAGCACGCTGCAGCAGGCCTACTCCCCAGTTCATATCCCCCTGGGCTTTTCAGAGCCCATGGTGAGTTTAGCCTTGCCTTTGGGATCCACCACTGTCTTGGGTTTTATCCCCTTGGGAGCCCTCAACATGAAGATCCAGAAGCTGGCTGCCTCAGCAGGCCATGCAAGGCTCATTCTGGCAGACAAAAATGGAGTGCTCATCTCCCATGAGGATCCTTTGCTGGTGGCGCAAAGATTCAATGTTGCAAACCTCCCCCCCATCTCTTTGGCCCTGGAGGGCAATGAAGCAAAAAGCAGATATTCCATGGAGGGAGCCACATGGCTTGCAGCCTCGGCCAGGGTGCCGGAGCTGGGTTGGGCCGTGGCTGTATTGGAAAGGGAATCCAGCGCCACGGCATTTCTGGGCAGTATGGTTCTGACTCTTTCTTTGGCCTTCTCGGCTGCTGTAGTGCTTTCCTTGATTCTGGCCACAAAATTGGGCTCAGGCCTGCTGAGGCCTTTGAAATCCCTCTCTGCTGCTTTGAGCAGGATCTCGGAGGGCAGATATCAGGACAAATCCTCCTTGCCCGCTTTTCAAGAACTGATGGTGCTCTACGGCACCTTCCAAGAGATGGTCTCGGAGCTGGAAAAGAGGGAAAGCGCCCTTGCAAGAGCCGCTTGGGACTGGCAGAGGACCTTTGATGCTGTGCCAGATGCCATATGGCTACTGGACTCACAGCACAGAATCTTGAGGGCCAATCGGGCTGCCTGCCTCCTGCTGGACCTGAAGCAAGAGGATCTGGTGGGCAAGCACTGCTTTGAGCTGGTTCACTCCTCAAGCTCACCTCCTGAAGATTGTCCCCACGTCCTCACCCTTAAATTAGGCAGAACGCAAAGCGCAGAACAGAAAGTGAAAGGCCGTACACTGCTTGTGACCACTGCACCCCTCAAGGATGAATCTGGGAACCTAACGGGCTCTGTACACCTGGCCAGGGACATAACTCAAAGAAAAGAGATGGAGGAATCCCTCAGACAATCCGAGGAGAGATACCGTCTGGTGGTGGAGAACTCCCAGGATGGAATCTTGGTGGCCCAGGATGGTTTCATCAAGTTTCTGAATCCAAGCATGTTGGAGATCGTGGGGTTCTCCAGGGAGGAGTTGACCACAAGACCTTTTTCGGAATTCATTTGCCCTGAAGACAGGCCCATGGTGATGGAGCGTTACAGGCGCAGGCTCCAGGGAGACAAGACCCTTCCCAGGTCGTACAGATTCCGGGTCCTGAGCAGACCCGGTGAATACAGGTGGGTGGAGATCAGGGCGGTGCCCATTGTCTGGGAAGGCAGACAGGCTACCTTGAACTTTCTTACTGATATCACAGAGAAACTAAAGAGCGAGGAGGCTTTAAGGCAAAGCGAAGAAAGATACCGCTCCTTGGTGGAGAACTCACCTGATGGAATATTCATGGCTGAAATCCCATCCGGAAAGATAAGCTTCGTGAACCAGGAGATCTGCCGGATGTTTGGATACAGCCCAGAGGAGGCCTTGGAGTTGGTCTTTTGGAAGGTCCTGCCTGATGAAGAAAAGAAGAAGACCTGGGATCTTCTCCAGGAGATACTGCAGGGGACTCCCCTTCCCCAGGAACCCCTTTCCCTCAAGGCCACCCGAAAGGACGGCACAGAGATCTCCATCGAGGTGCGGGTGGCCTTTGTGCATCACCAGGGAAGGCAGGTCATCCAGGCAGTTGTGCGGGATGTCACAGAGCAGAAGCTTCTGGAAAAACAACTCCAGCACTCCCAGAGAATGCAGGCCTTGGGCACCCTGGCAGGGGGCGTGGCCCACGAGTTCAACAATCTCCTGGCAGGTATCCAGGGCTTCGCCGAGTTGCTTCGCTTTAATATACAGGAAGGCCAGGAGGGCTCGGAATACATTCAGGAGATCATCTCCAGTTGCGAGAGGGCAGGCAATTTGACGGCCCGAATGCTCTCTTTGGCCAGGGTGGAAGCAGGGGAGAAATACCCCGTGAAGGTCAATCAGGTAATCCAGAACACCCAGAAGCTTCTTTCCCAAACCCTTCCCCGCAACATAGATTTGGAGGTGAACCTAAGCGGTGGGCTTCCCTTCGTGATGGCGGATGCCACTCAATTGGAGCAGGTGCTTCTGAACCTGGCCCTCAACTCCAGGGATGCCATGCCACAAGGAGGCACTCTCTCTTTCAGAAGTGGTTTGATCTTTGCAGATGTGAATCTGCGACTTGAACATCCTTACATACCTCCGGGCCATTTTGTAGAGATCTCGGTGAAGGATCAGGGAGTTGGGATACCCAAGGAGAATCTGGAGCGCGTATTTGAGCCCTTCTTCACCACAAAAGAGGCCGGGAAAGGCACAGGCCTGGGGCTTTCGGTCTCTTATTCCATAGTGAAAGCCCACAATGGATTCATCTTCGCCCAGAGCCCTCCCCCAGGAGAAGAAAAGGGAACCCTGTTTAGGGTGCTCCTGCCTGCGGTGGACATCTCCGAGCAAGATCAAGGGAAGCCAAGGCAAGAACCTCCTCCCCCAAGGGGGAAAGGGGAACGGATTCTTGTGGTGGATGATGAGACCAGGATAAGAGAAATCCTTAAGAGTGCCCTGGAGGCTTACGGATACATGGTGGAAACAGCCTCCCAGGGGGAGGAGGCTGCCCAGGCCTATCTTAGGGGCATGGAGGCAGGCAAGCCTTTCCAGGCCGTGATCATGGACCTGGCCATGCCTGTGAGAGACGGTAAGTGGGCCATGGGCAAGATCCTGGAATTGGATCCGGGGGCCAGATTCATCGTAGCCACAGGTTACACGGATCAAGAATTCCTGGAAAAGCAATCGGATCTCAAGGCCCAGGCAGTATTGAGGAAACCCTTTGATATGGGAATTCTGCTTCGAACCCTCAAGAAATGCTTGGAGCCTATCCCAGGGGGCTGA
- a CDS encoding malonyl-CoA decarboxylase family protein, translating to MERDRASAKKLEKVLELFGEIQDREDPPSNLLSGFQESYSGLAREDRAGFFVELLRRFETGKAEIEANLKAVLQDDGKDPVGWSKSLSGLRRKLESPRMRAFRRFVNISGGLKFLLDFRADVLAAQRQSQVDLAPLDDEIAHLFNSWFQQGFLFLQEITQDSPYRQIRFLKDHDMVHPMASLDEMGDRLGEDRRCFSLYHRAMPEEPVVFIEVALTRGIARSIHDIIGEERARAKPKGQPDTAIFYSINNTQNGLAGLGLGKVLIFQVVEALKRGNPEIKTFSTLSPIPGFWERYLSRILKGEKVPFSLKQEKLEDHFSAKARQRILDLCEEQTGSRPETLSQALLGVLSRWDWIQDSRWEELLRKPLTEITYYYITQEKDAQGRPLNPVANFHMGNGATVTIRNINFGANRFKRGMEESCGMMVNYVYSMTWLQQIGRTMKSLLPWKA from the coding sequence ATGGAGAGGGATCGAGCATCTGCCAAGAAGCTGGAGAAGGTTCTGGAGCTCTTTGGGGAGATCCAGGACAGGGAGGATCCCCCTTCTAATCTCTTGAGCGGCTTTCAGGAGAGTTATTCGGGGCTTGCAAGGGAGGATCGGGCTGGATTTTTCGTTGAATTGTTGAGACGTTTTGAGACGGGCAAGGCAGAGATAGAGGCGAACCTGAAGGCTGTTTTGCAGGATGATGGAAAGGACCCGGTGGGTTGGAGCAAGTCCTTAAGCGGACTTCGCCGCAAGCTGGAGTCCCCCAGGATGAGGGCCTTCAGGAGGTTTGTGAACATCTCAGGTGGACTCAAGTTTCTCTTGGATTTCAGGGCCGATGTCCTGGCTGCCCAAAGACAGAGCCAGGTGGACCTTGCTCCCCTGGATGATGAGATAGCACACCTTTTCAACTCATGGTTTCAGCAAGGCTTCCTGTTCCTGCAGGAAATAACTCAGGATTCCCCTTACAGACAGATACGCTTTCTAAAAGATCACGACATGGTGCATCCCATGGCCAGCTTGGACGAGATGGGAGATCGCCTAGGGGAGGACAGGAGGTGCTTTTCCTTGTATCACAGGGCCATGCCCGAGGAGCCGGTGGTCTTCATAGAGGTGGCCCTGACCCGAGGCATAGCCAGGTCCATCCACGACATAATAGGGGAAGAAAGGGCCAGGGCCAAGCCCAAGGGACAGCCAGACACAGCCATATTTTACTCCATCAACAACACCCAGAACGGTCTTGCCGGCCTGGGGCTGGGAAAGGTACTCATATTCCAGGTGGTGGAGGCCCTCAAAAGAGGCAATCCCGAGATCAAGACCTTTTCCACCCTGAGCCCCATCCCTGGCTTCTGGGAGAGATACCTGAGCAGGATCTTGAAGGGGGAAAAGGTTCCTTTTTCCTTGAAACAGGAAAAGCTGGAAGATCATTTCTCGGCCAAGGCCCGCCAAAGAATCTTGGATCTCTGTGAAGAACAGACAGGCAGCCGACCCGAGACCCTTAGCCAGGCTCTGCTGGGGGTTCTTTCCAGATGGGACTGGATTCAGGATTCCCGCTGGGAAGAGCTCCTCAGAAAGCCCCTGACAGAGATAACTTACTATTACATCACCCAGGAAAAGGATGCCCAGGGCAGGCCCCTTAATCCGGTGGCCAACTTTCACATGGGAAACGGCGCCACGGTTACGATCCGCAACATAAACTTCGGGGCCAACAGGTTCAAGAGGGGTATGGAAGAGTCTTGCGGCATGATGGTAAATTACGTTTATTCCATGACATGGCTGCAGCAAATAGGACGCACCATGAAATCCTTGCTGCCCTGGAAGGCTTGA
- a CDS encoding pseudouridine synthase: MKKQARALGTHFRPMRVSRPRVVFQDRDILVIDKPSGLLAVPIAGSRAPNAQQMLAAEMGKEGGSILAVHRIDRYTSGLMVFARSKAARSHLVKQFLSHTPLRLYLAVVRGIPEIMEGELRNFLKKVSWGFRQVVVKNEQQGGTLAVTHFRVLELLNGAALVEARLVTGLKNQIRVQLAQAGMPIWGDRHYVREEKTALGIDHQALHSFRLGFQHPRSNTYLEFESDPPEDFQRLLRMLRCSRTKEKE; the protein is encoded by the coding sequence ATGAAGAAGCAGGCAAGAGCCCTTGGAACCCATTTCAGGCCCATGCGAGTGAGCAGGCCACGGGTGGTTTTCCAGGACAGGGACATATTGGTAATAGACAAGCCCTCTGGCCTATTGGCTGTGCCCATTGCAGGCTCCAGGGCTCCCAATGCGCAGCAGATGCTGGCTGCTGAGATGGGAAAAGAGGGTGGTTCTATCCTGGCAGTGCACCGCATAGACAGGTATACCTCGGGCCTCATGGTTTTTGCCCGCAGCAAGGCAGCCAGGAGCCATCTGGTGAAGCAGTTTTTGTCCCACACGCCCCTTAGGCTTTACCTGGCGGTGGTGCGAGGGATTCCAGAAATCATGGAGGGTGAACTGCGCAATTTTCTCAAGAAGGTATCTTGGGGGTTCAGGCAGGTGGTAGTGAAAAATGAGCAACAAGGCGGGACACTGGCGGTCACACACTTCAGGGTACTGGAACTGCTGAATGGTGCGGCCTTGGTGGAAGCCCGACTGGTCACTGGGCTTAAGAATCAGATCAGGGTGCAATTGGCGCAAGCCGGCATGCCCATCTGGGGGGACCGGCACTATGTCAGGGAGGAAAAAACCGCTCTGGGAATTGACCACCAGGCGCTCCACTCCTTCAGACTGGGATTTCAACATCCCAGATCCAACACCTATCTGGAGTTTGAGTCAGATCCCCCAGAAGATTTCCAGAGGCTTCTGAGGATGCTGCGTTGCTCAAGGACAAAAGAAAAGGAGTAA